One genomic window of Mucilaginibacter sp. SJ includes the following:
- a CDS encoding MFS transporter produces the protein MATSLIQLYKQAYSGLSKNSWYLSIVMLINRSGTMVVPFMTIYTIRQLHFTIEQSGYIMAIFGVGAVSGGFIGGKLINKIGFYDLQVGALLTGGLLFLVLGYQTSFISMAIFTFLLSICNESFRPANSTAIAHYSTEENKTRSYSLNRLATNLGWAFGGGLGGLLASINYHLLFWVDGCTNISASILLLTLMPRSKVAKTIKEAVAGFDEVVSSAYKDGVYLLFILLATLFATCFFQFFIMQPVFYKIQWHFNERFIGFLLALNGILIVLIEMILINWLEGKRHALTYIISGILVTGAGFVLLNLMPHVPLVAILIVCMITLGEMLSMPFMNTFWISRSNVRNRGEYAALYSMSWAGAQIIAPFLGSQVIAYGGFEMLWWLLGGVCMLVACGYFIMKRSIHINKRVPVLP, from the coding sequence ATGGCTACCTCTCTTATCCAATTATACAAGCAAGCTTACAGCGGGCTTTCAAAAAACAGCTGGTACCTGAGCATTGTAATGCTTATTAACCGCAGCGGTACCATGGTTGTACCATTCATGACCATTTATACCATCAGGCAGCTGCATTTTACCATTGAACAGTCGGGATATATTATGGCTATTTTTGGCGTGGGTGCTGTTTCCGGCGGCTTCATCGGTGGTAAGCTGATCAATAAAATAGGCTTTTATGATTTGCAGGTTGGGGCATTGCTTACCGGCGGCTTACTGTTCCTGGTACTGGGCTATCAAACAAGTTTCATCAGTATGGCTATTTTTACATTCCTATTGAGCATCTGCAATGAGTCGTTCAGACCCGCAAACTCAACAGCTATAGCCCATTACAGTACCGAAGAAAACAAAACGCGCTCCTACTCGCTTAACCGGTTAGCTACAAACTTAGGATGGGCCTTTGGCGGCGGTTTAGGGGGATTATTGGCATCTATAAATTATCATTTACTTTTTTGGGTAGATGGTTGTACAAATATCTCGGCAAGTATACTATTGCTCACTTTGATGCCCCGTTCAAAAGTGGCAAAAACAATCAAAGAAGCAGTGGCCGGCTTTGATGAAGTGGTTTCATCGGCTTATAAAGATGGGGTTTACCTGCTGTTTATCTTATTGGCAACCCTGTTCGCAACTTGTTTTTTCCAGTTCTTTATTATGCAACCCGTATTTTATAAAATACAATGGCATTTTAACGAGCGTTTTATCGGTTTCCTGCTTGCGCTAAACGGAATACTTATCGTTTTGATTGAAATGATATTGATTAACTGGCTTGAAGGCAAACGCCATGCGCTAACCTATATTATCTCGGGTATCCTGGTTACCGGGGCTGGTTTTGTTTTGCTTAACCTGATGCCGCATGTGCCTTTAGTAGCCATATTAATTGTATGCATGATAACATTGGGTGAAATGCTTTCCATGCCATTTATGAACACGTTTTGGATAAGCCGTTCAAATGTGCGTAACCGTGGTGAGTATGCTGCGTTATACAGCATGTCATGGGCCGGTGCACAGATCATCGCTCCATTTTTGGGTAGCCAGGTGATCGCCTACGGAGGGTTTGAAATGCTTTGGTGGTTACTGGGCGGTGTTTGTATGCTTGTGGCCTGCGGTTACTTCATTATGAAGCGATCTATCCATATCAATAAACGAGTGCCTGTTTTACCTTAA
- a CDS encoding glycosyl hydrolase, with protein MKKLLPLALIISLPFMALAQRFKPVNKEASPEVNKLLSFLYSIKGKHILSGQQNYNSDRDVFSDSAKAITGQYPAVWGSDFMLWGDKDLGQDLVNEAKQKWQDGYLVTLMWHQGRPIDNPPYDWKQSIQGKLTDGQWKELITPNTELNKKWLAQIDVVAGYLKQLRNAHVPVLWRPYHEMNGVWFWWGNKKGNDGIIKLWKMMYDRYTNYHHLNNLIWVWGPNGLRDLPLDEAYDYKDFYPGAGYVDILGADIYHFDYEQRDYNDLLKVANGKIIALTETGELPKPEILAAQPEWAWFMVWTSWLWTDNTHERVRTIYGLPQTLNHEQVKTLLNKN; from the coding sequence ATGAAAAAACTACTCCCGCTTGCTCTCATCATATCATTGCCATTCATGGCATTAGCACAACGTTTTAAACCAGTAAATAAAGAAGCATCGCCTGAGGTAAATAAATTGCTTAGCTTCCTTTATAGTATAAAAGGTAAACATATTTTATCGGGGCAGCAAAATTATAACAGTGACCGTGACGTTTTTTCAGACAGTGCTAAAGCCATTACAGGACAATATCCCGCCGTGTGGGGCTCTGATTTCATGCTTTGGGGAGATAAGGACCTGGGGCAGGACCTCGTTAACGAAGCTAAACAGAAATGGCAGGACGGCTATCTCGTAACATTGATGTGGCACCAGGGCAGGCCAATTGATAACCCTCCCTATGATTGGAAGCAAAGCATCCAGGGGAAATTGACCGATGGGCAATGGAAGGAGTTAATTACTCCCAATACCGAATTGAATAAAAAATGGTTGGCGCAGATTGACGTTGTAGCCGGTTACCTGAAACAGTTAAGGAATGCCCATGTGCCTGTTTTGTGGCGCCCATACCATGAAATGAACGGCGTATGGTTTTGGTGGGGAAACAAAAAAGGTAATGACGGTATTATCAAACTTTGGAAAATGATGTATGACCGGTACACAAATTATCATCATTTAAACAATCTGATTTGGGTATGGGGCCCTAATGGTTTGCGCGACCTGCCATTAGATGAAGCATATGACTATAAGGACTTTTATCCGGGTGCCGGTTATGTAGATATTTTAGGTGCTGATATCTATCATTTCGATTATGAACAACGGGATTATAACGATTTGCTTAAGGTTGCTAATGGCAAGATCATTGCGCTGACAGAAACCGGCGAACTGCCAAAACCCGAAATTCTGGCAGCCCAGCCCGAATGGGCCTGGTTTATGGTGTGGACAAGCTGGCTTTGGACTGATAATACACACGAGCGTGTAAGAACCATCTATGGTTTGCCTCAAACCTTGAATCACGAACAAGTGAAAACACTGTTAAATAAAAACTAA
- a CDS encoding nitroreductase family protein: protein MDNTFLTVAENIKTRRTVKPAMMNGHKAPNGHIAALLELADWAPTHGFTEPWRFIVYENPEQFCAEHAEVYKQSVSAEEFNEAAYNNLKTLGNKVSHVIISVMQRGDLPKIPPFEEVAAVSSAIQNILLGATALNIASFWSTGGAILKPAFKEFLNLRDEDNVMGVLYLGYADQYPEGKRTIPLENKIKWVK from the coding sequence ATGGACAATACTTTTTTAACCGTTGCCGAGAATATCAAAACCCGCCGTACCGTAAAACCAGCCATGATGAATGGTCATAAGGCACCAAACGGTCATATAGCCGCCCTGCTGGAACTTGCTGATTGGGCACCAACCCATGGTTTCACCGAGCCCTGGCGCTTTATTGTTTATGAAAACCCGGAGCAGTTTTGTGCCGAACATGCCGAAGTTTATAAACAGAGTGTATCTGCCGAAGAATTTAATGAGGCTGCATACAACAACCTGAAAACCCTTGGCAACAAAGTTTCGCATGTGATCATTTCGGTAATGCAGCGCGGCGATTTGCCTAAAATACCGCCGTTCGAGGAAGTTGCAGCTGTATCGAGCGCTATTCAGAATATCCTTTTAGGAGCCACCGCCTTAAATATAGCCTCATTCTGGAGCACAGGCGGTGCTATCCTGAAACCTGCTTTTAAAGAATTTTTGAATTTGCGGGATGAGGATAATGTAATGGGGGTATTATATCTTGGTTATGCCGACCAGTATCCCGAAGGTAAACGCACTATTCCTCTTGAAAATAAAATTAAATGGGTTAAATAA
- a CDS encoding DinB family protein, with translation MSTQKLPEVWLRGALDEMPALLQPVAHALLQAREELNELMIDFPEKLLWENLAGMASPGFHLQHLTGVLNRLFTYAKGEGLSETQLSYLAAEGKPGEYKITVIDLIKAFNSQVDDAINQLKATDEAILTDWRGVGRGQLPSTVIGLYTHSAEHTMRHLGQLLVTVKVLKQQQRSRL, from the coding sequence ATGTCTACTCAAAAATTACCTGAAGTTTGGCTTCGCGGTGCGCTGGACGAGATGCCCGCCCTGCTTCAACCTGTGGCGCATGCCCTTTTACAGGCAAGGGAAGAGCTTAATGAATTGATGATCGATTTTCCGGAAAAACTGTTATGGGAAAATCTTGCTGGCATGGCTTCACCTGGTTTTCATTTGCAACACCTTACTGGGGTACTTAACCGGCTTTTTACTTACGCAAAAGGAGAGGGGCTTAGCGAAACTCAACTAAGTTATCTTGCAGCCGAAGGTAAACCTGGTGAGTATAAAATTACCGTTATTGATTTGATAAAAGCGTTTAATTCCCAGGTTGATGATGCTATCAATCAACTCAAAGCTACCGATGAAGCTATATTAACCGATTGGCGGGGAGTAGGCCGGGGGCAATTACCATCAACAGTTATCGGCTTGTATACGCATTCGGCCGAGCATACCATGCGTCATCTCGGGCAGCTTTTGGTTACTGTAAAGGTGCTTAAGCAACAACAGCGGTCGCGTCTTTGA
- a CDS encoding murein L,D-transpeptidase catalytic domain family protein, with amino-acid sequence MRKHFLWVTMSIFFLSATILSWKSDGANRSVSVRKENAAFTTKELFEQYVNNLYEAAHLKEAGLAFNVFEKAVTGYTNLKLSHQVPQSSEVLTVVDFSKSSREKRMWIINLLNKQLVLNTWVAHGSGSGQEMANHFSDANDSHESSLGFYVTDKVYNGKHGRSLYLDGMDEGFNGNARMRSIVVHGANYVGPAAINEQGYIGRSFGCPAVSPKVVNKVINTIAGKTVLFINGNDESYYSKYLDETGPLNLMASADTSFNFTKF; translated from the coding sequence ATGAGGAAACATTTTTTGTGGGTCACTATGTCGATCTTTTTTCTTTCAGCAACAATTTTAAGCTGGAAATCGGATGGTGCAAACAGATCAGTGAGCGTAAGGAAAGAAAATGCAGCGTTTACAACAAAGGAACTATTCGAGCAATATGTTAATAATTTATACGAGGCGGCGCATCTTAAGGAGGCCGGTTTAGCTTTTAACGTGTTTGAAAAAGCTGTAACAGGCTATACCAATCTGAAGCTTTCGCACCAGGTACCTCAAAGCAGTGAGGTGCTTACCGTGGTTGATTTCTCCAAATCAAGCCGTGAAAAGCGTATGTGGATTATAAATTTGTTAAACAAACAGTTGGTGCTCAATACATGGGTTGCACATGGATCAGGCAGCGGGCAGGAAATGGCAAATCATTTTTCGGATGCTAACGATTCACATGAAAGCAGTCTGGGATTTTATGTAACTGATAAGGTTTATAATGGTAAACATGGGCGTTCACTATACCTTGACGGTATGGATGAAGGCTTTAACGGTAATGCCCGTATGCGCAGCATTGTTGTACATGGCGCTAACTATGTTGGGCCGGCTGCTATCAATGAGCAGGGATATATCGGCAGAAGCTTTGGTTGCCCTGCGGTATCGCCGAAAGTGGTTAATAAAGTTATCAATACCATTGCCGGCAAAACCGTTTTATTTATTAATGGAAACGATGAGTCGTACTATTCAAAATACCTGGATGAAACGGGGCCGCTTAACTTAATGGCAAGCGCTGATACTTCGTTCAATTTTACAAAGTTTTAA
- the aroC gene encoding chorismate synthase, translated as MAGNSFGQLFRITTFGESHGEAIGVIIDGCPAGLQVDLDYIQGELDKRKPGQSKITTQRKESDTVKILSGTFEGKTTGTPIAMLIPNEDQRSKDYSHNVDVYRPSHADYTYQTKYGIRDHRGGGRSSARETAARVAAGALAKLLLKTQGIEIVAHVSSVGKINAPNVFISDPIEFIAEREKNIVRCADPATAEEMIEFIDSVRKDGDTVGGKISCYIKNCPVGLGEPVFDKLHADLGKAMLSINAVHGFEFGSGFEGSEMRGSEHNDIFVKSHLGDIQTITNFSGGIQGGISNGMPIEFKVAFKPVATIMKNQATIDSQGNAAEISGKGRHDPCVVPRAVPIVEAMAALVLADHWLRNRNARLS; from the coding sequence ATGGCAGGCAATTCATTCGGGCAATTATTCAGGATAACTACTTTTGGCGAATCACATGGCGAGGCCATCGGTGTAATTATTGACGGATGCCCGGCCGGTTTACAGGTTGATCTTGATTATATCCAGGGCGAACTGGATAAACGCAAACCCGGCCAGTCAAAGATCACCACCCAACGCAAAGAGAGCGACACTGTAAAGATCCTTTCGGGCACGTTTGAAGGTAAAACCACTGGTACACCTATAGCTATGCTGATCCCCAATGAAGATCAGCGTTCAAAAGATTACAGCCATAACGTGGATGTATATCGTCCGTCGCATGCCGATTATACCTATCAAACTAAATATGGCATCCGTGACCATCGCGGCGGCGGCCGCTCATCTGCCCGCGAAACCGCAGCCCGCGTTGCTGCCGGCGCTTTAGCTAAACTGCTGCTTAAAACACAGGGTATAGAAATTGTTGCCCATGTAAGCAGTGTAGGTAAAATCAATGCGCCTAACGTATTTATCAGCGATCCGATTGAGTTTATTGCAGAACGCGAAAAAAATATTGTACGTTGTGCCGACCCTGCCACTGCGGAAGAGATGATCGAATTTATTGACAGCGTACGTAAGGATGGCGATACCGTTGGCGGCAAGATCAGCTGCTATATAAAAAACTGCCCCGTTGGCCTTGGCGAACCTGTGTTTGATAAACTGCATGCCGATTTAGGCAAAGCAATGTTAAGCATCAACGCTGTTCATGGCTTTGAGTTTGGCTCGGGCTTTGAAGGCAGCGAAATGCGTGGGTCTGAGCATAACGATATCTTTGTAAAATCGCACCTGGGTGATATACAAACCATTACCAATTTTTCGGGCGGGATCCAGGGAGGCATCAGCAATGGTATGCCTATCGAATTTAAGGTAGCCTTTAAACCCGTAGCCACCATCATGAAAAACCAGGCAACCATCGACAGCCAGGGCAATGCTGCTGAAATATCGGGCAAAGGCCGTCACGATCCTTGTGTGGTTCCGCGCGCTGTACCTATTGTTGAAGCCATGGCTGCCCTCGTATTGGCTGATCATTGGCTCAGGAATAGAAACGCACGTTTGAGTTAA
- a CDS encoding DUF1573 domain-containing protein encodes MKKILMICAVILGFAFTASAQDSGKAEFKFNEEKHDFGKIPQGTPVTTVFEFTNIGKEPLILTEVRPTCGCTIADYTKTPVKSGDKGTIKITYNAAAAAPFNKTIVVKSNAVTPEKYLNIVGEVVAKPAASK; translated from the coding sequence ATGAAAAAGATATTAATGATTTGCGCGGTAATATTAGGCTTTGCCTTCACCGCATCAGCACAAGATAGCGGAAAGGCTGAATTTAAGTTTAACGAAGAAAAGCATGACTTCGGTAAAATACCCCAAGGCACTCCGGTTACTACTGTGTTTGAATTTACCAATATTGGTAAAGAACCGCTTATTTTAACAGAAGTAAGACCGACCTGCGGTTGTACCATTGCCGATTATACTAAAACCCCTGTAAAAAGCGGTGATAAGGGAACAATCAAGATAACTTACAATGCTGCTGCTGCTGCTCCGTTTAACAAAACTATTGTTGTTAAATCAAACGCAGTAACGCCCGAAAAATATTTGAACATTGTTGGTGAAGTTGTAGCTAAACCCGCGGCAAGCAAATAA
- a CDS encoding alpha-ketoacid dehydrogenase subunit alpha/beta — MPETTTRATSKFNTAELSFDDFKKIVIDDYRIGYESRQASLIGRREVLTGKAKFGIFGDGKELAQLAMAKAFRAGDWRAGYYRDQTFMFATGMSNMKEFFAQLYANPDIEKDPASGGRQMNCHYATRFVNTDGSWVNQAETMNSSSDISTTAGQIPRLLGLAYASKLYRQNKELDYLKQFSINGNEVAFGSVGNGATSEGSFFETFNAGGVLQVPMAISIWDDAYAISVPANLQTTKEDISEILKGFQRENGSNGYEIFKVRGWDYIALCETYERAINICREEHVPVLIHVTEMTQPQGHSTSGSHERYKSRERLIWEDEHDCLLKMREWMITSAISTEIELEELEAEAKRYVRECQREAANELAVVIKSEIEEAAALIDAFAETMPDKKEAISALSAGLRSSIDAGRREIFSAIRKTLRLTTTKNNIERQLLTEWLKVEKVKNTERYNSKLFTGTPESPLYVPVVPAIYSDDAKLIDGREVLNAAFDANFARDKSIVAFGEDLGAIGDVNQGFAGLQAKYGEIRITDTGIRETSIIGQGMGLAMRGLRPIAEIQYLDYLIYAITIISDDIASLSYRTMGGQKAPLIIRTRGHRLEGIWHSGSPMSVILGSMRGFHICVPRNMTQAAGMYNTLLRGDEPALVIECLNGYRLKEKLPANVGEFTVPLGKAEVLREGNDITVVSYGSTLRIVQEASEELAAMGINIEIIDPQTLYPFDTEGVCGVSLKKTSKLLVVDEDLPGAGSAYILQKIMEGQNGYYALDAQPKTLTAKEHRPPYGSDGDYFSKPSVDDVVEIVYAMMNEANPSKYPAIY, encoded by the coding sequence ATGCCTGAAACTACAACACGCGCTACCAGTAAATTTAATACTGCCGAGCTCAGTTTTGATGATTTCAAGAAGATAGTTATTGATGATTACCGCATTGGTTATGAGAGCCGTCAGGCCAGTTTAATAGGCCGCAGGGAAGTACTAACGGGCAAGGCAAAGTTCGGTATTTTTGGCGACGGTAAAGAGCTTGCACAACTGGCAATGGCCAAGGCTTTCCGCGCCGGCGACTGGCGCGCGGGCTACTACCGCGATCAAACTTTTATGTTTGCTACAGGCATGAGCAATATGAAAGAGTTTTTTGCCCAGTTATATGCTAACCCAGATATTGAAAAAGATCCTGCATCAGGCGGCAGGCAAATGAACTGTCATTACGCTACACGCTTTGTAAATACTGATGGCAGCTGGGTTAACCAGGCTGAAACAATGAACAGTTCGTCGGATATATCAACCACTGCCGGACAAATTCCCCGCTTATTAGGGTTAGCTTACGCATCAAAGCTATATCGCCAAAATAAAGAACTGGATTATCTGAAACAATTTTCGATTAACGGTAATGAGGTAGCTTTTGGCAGTGTTGGCAATGGTGCTACCTCCGAAGGTTCGTTTTTTGAGACTTTCAATGCAGGGGGGGTACTACAGGTGCCTATGGCCATCTCTATTTGGGATGATGCTTATGCTATTTCGGTACCAGCAAACCTGCAAACTACCAAAGAAGATATTTCTGAAATATTAAAAGGCTTTCAACGCGAAAATGGAAGCAACGGTTACGAGATCTTTAAAGTTCGCGGTTGGGATTATATTGCTCTTTGTGAAACTTACGAGCGTGCCATTAATATTTGCCGTGAGGAACATGTGCCTGTGCTGATTCACGTTACCGAAATGACCCAACCACAGGGCCACTCAACTTCGGGCTCACACGAGCGTTATAAAAGCAGGGAGCGCCTTATTTGGGAAGATGAGCACGATTGTTTGTTAAAAATGCGCGAATGGATGATCACATCGGCTATCTCGACCGAAATTGAACTGGAAGAGCTTGAAGCTGAAGCGAAAAGGTATGTACGCGAATGTCAGCGTGAGGCGGCTAATGAATTGGCTGTCGTAATAAAAAGCGAAATAGAAGAAGCTGCAGCATTGATCGATGCCTTTGCCGAAACAATGCCGGATAAAAAAGAAGCAATATCAGCATTATCAGCTGGTTTGCGCTCCAGTATTGATGCCGGGCGCCGCGAAATCTTTTCAGCTATCCGCAAAACATTACGTTTAACCACTACCAAAAATAATATTGAACGCCAGCTTTTAACAGAATGGTTAAAAGTTGAGAAAGTAAAAAATACGGAACGTTACAACTCAAAGCTGTTTACCGGAACTCCTGAATCCCCTCTGTATGTGCCTGTTGTGCCCGCTATTTATAGTGATGATGCAAAGTTAATAGATGGAAGGGAAGTATTGAATGCCGCTTTCGATGCTAATTTTGCACGTGATAAAAGCATTGTTGCATTTGGTGAAGATTTGGGTGCGATAGGCGATGTTAACCAGGGTTTTGCCGGTTTACAGGCAAAATATGGGGAAATCCGCATTACAGATACGGGCATTCGCGAAACAAGTATCATAGGGCAGGGTATGGGTCTTGCTATGCGCGGCCTAAGGCCAATTGCAGAGATCCAATACCTTGACTATCTGATCTATGCCATAACCATCATCAGTGATGATATAGCCAGTTTAAGTTACCGTACCATGGGCGGGCAAAAAGCTCCGCTGATTATTCGTACCCGTGGCCATCGTTTAGAAGGAATCTGGCATTCAGGTTCGCCAATGAGTGTTATTTTAGGGTCAATGCGCGGCTTTCATATTTGTGTACCCCGTAACATGACTCAGGCAGCAGGTATGTACAATACGCTATTAAGGGGTGATGAACCTGCGCTGGTAATAGAATGCCTGAACGGTTATCGCCTGAAAGAAAAGTTACCTGCCAATGTCGGCGAATTTACTGTACCGCTTGGTAAGGCCGAGGTTTTGCGCGAAGGCAACGATATTACCGTTGTATCTTATGGTTCAACGCTGCGCATCGTACAGGAGGCATCGGAAGAGCTTGCAGCAATGGGTATCAATATCGAAATTATCGATCCGCAAACTTTATACCCTTTTGATACAGAGGGTGTTTGTGGTGTTTCGTTAAAGAAAACCAGCAAGTTGCTTGTTGTTGATGAGGATTTACCGGGTGCTGGCTCAGCTTATATTCTGCAAAAGATAATGGAAGGCCAAAATGGCTATTATGCGCTTGATGCCCAGCCAAAAACGCTTACCGCAAAAGAACACAGGCCGCCTTATGGTTCGGACGGAGACTACTTCAGCAAGCCTTCTGTTGATGATGTTGTTGAAATTGTTTACGCTATGATGAACGAGGCTAATCCATCAAAATATCCTGCTATTTATTAA
- a CDS encoding HAD family hydrolase: MKKAIILDLDNTIYPVSSIADHLFNELFSFLDQHIAGESIEHINKAKEDLKRIPYQKVADKYQFSELVKNKGLELLNNIEYNRPMQPFDDYKQIREVKITKFLVTTGFTKLQWSKVKMLNIEADFEAIHIVDPELSPLTKKDIFALILEKYDYKPEDVLVIGDDPESEIKAASELGIDTFLYDPENEHPNARVTYRSQNLKDATAVVA; this comes from the coding sequence ATGAAAAAAGCCATCATATTAGATCTTGATAATACCATATACCCGGTAAGTTCCATTGCCGATCATTTGTTTAATGAACTATTCAGCTTTCTTGATCAGCATATTGCCGGTGAGAGTATCGAGCATATCAATAAAGCAAAGGAGGATTTGAAGAGGATTCCCTATCAAAAGGTGGCAGACAAATATCAGTTTAGCGAACTGGTTAAAAATAAAGGGCTCGAACTATTGAATAACATCGAATACAACCGGCCAATGCAGCCTTTTGACGATTACAAACAGATCCGCGAAGTAAAGATCACCAAGTTTTTGGTTACCACGGGCTTTACCAAACTGCAATGGAGCAAAGTTAAAATGCTGAACATTGAAGCAGATTTTGAAGCCATCCACATTGTAGACCCTGAGCTTTCGCCCCTCACCAAGAAAGATATTTTCGCGTTGATCTTGGAGAAATATGATTACAAACCCGAAGATGTACTCGTTATTGGGGATGATCCAGAATCTGAAATAAAAGCAGCAAGCGAATTGGGTATCGATACTTTCTTATACGATCCTGAAAATGAACATCCTAATGCCCGGGTAACCTATCGTTCACAAAATCTCAAAGACGCGACCGCTGTTGTTGCTTAA
- a CDS encoding L,D-transpeptidase family protein, with the protein MIAEDMFRITQNEIFKKADTEGYIPVFKRVFTKYRSKTANSLVIESFFKKNEYQPLLVINHLNNGDLEALTEYLDKINEHGLDPTVYPSAEIKALVAKLKDKKAIKTIDEAYETVAKLEVLTAGALTKYSNALQYGVINPKKIYSRYFMATRRPDSTTMIATLNRADFKTFLDSIQPKSPQYLALQKAYRDSTTIEGLSHEESKRYLLVSLERLRWRNKPFEPKYVIVNIPDFRLDVIEDGKSVLNMKVCVGQGRNMKNQNTLEHFDDTARADKPFPRETPILNSLIHSVEVNPIWNIPRSIATKEIIVEAADDRYYLSNKNIDVFKDGKRIEDPETIDWSQVTPDNLEYEFKQRPGEDNSLGKIKFLFKNRSSVYLHDTPNKEAFRHAMRAVSHGCVRLGDPLGLAQNLFGEGADLDTISKDMVEDKPNPTNIGLPKKTPIYITYVTCWADDNGTIQYRPDVYGLDIVLYAHLQSFLAK; encoded by the coding sequence ATGATTGCTGAAGATATGTTCAGGATCACACAAAATGAAATTTTTAAAAAGGCCGATACTGAAGGATACATCCCTGTTTTTAAAAGAGTATTCACAAAATACCGGTCCAAGACAGCTAATTCGCTGGTTATCGAATCATTTTTCAAAAAGAACGAATACCAGCCCCTTTTAGTTATAAACCACTTAAATAATGGTGATCTCGAAGCTTTAACAGAATATCTTGATAAGATCAATGAACATGGTCTTGATCCAACTGTGTATCCATCGGCAGAGATCAAAGCGCTTGTAGCCAAACTCAAAGACAAAAAGGCTATAAAAACAATTGATGAAGCCTATGAAACTGTTGCCAAACTTGAGGTGTTAACAGCGGGCGCTTTGACAAAATACTCCAATGCGCTGCAATACGGGGTGATCAATCCTAAAAAGATCTACTCGAGGTATTTTATGGCCACCCGCCGGCCTGATAGCACGACGATGATTGCCACCTTAAACCGGGCGGACTTTAAAACATTCCTTGACAGTATCCAACCTAAAAGCCCTCAATATTTAGCGTTGCAAAAAGCATACAGGGATAGTACAACTATCGAAGGCCTTTCCCACGAGGAGAGCAAACGCTATTTATTGGTTAGCCTGGAGCGGCTGCGTTGGCGAAATAAACCGTTCGAACCCAAATACGTGATTGTAAATATCCCCGATTTCAGGCTCGACGTTATCGAAGATGGCAAATCGGTTTTAAATATGAAAGTTTGTGTAGGCCAGGGACGAAACATGAAAAACCAGAACACGCTTGAACATTTTGATGATACAGCGAGGGCCGATAAACCTTTTCCCCGGGAAACGCCGATACTGAACAGCCTGATCCATAGCGTTGAGGTAAATCCTATTTGGAATATTCCCCGCAGTATTGCCACAAAAGAGATCATTGTTGAGGCAGCCGACGACCGTTACTACCTCTCCAACAAAAATATAGATGTTTTTAAGGACGGTAAAAGGATTGAAGACCCGGAAACTATCGACTGGTCGCAGGTTACGCCCGACAATCTGGAATACGAGTTCAAACAACGCCCCGGAGAAGACAACTCGCTGGGTAAAATAAAGTTCCTGTTTAAAAACCGTAGCAGCGTTTACCTGCATGATACCCCTAATAAAGAAGCATTCAGGCATGCTATGCGTGCAGTAAGTCACGGCTGTGTACGATTGGGTGATCCGCTTGGCCTGGCGCAAAACCTGTTTGGAGAAGGTGCAGACCTCGACACCATTTCGAAAGATATGGTTGAAGATAAACCGAATCCTACCAATATAGGCTTGCCAAAGAAAACGCCTATTTACATCACCTATGTAACCTGCTGGGCAGATGACAATGGCACCATTCAATACCGCCCAGATGTTTATGGTTTAGATATAGTGCTTTATGCACACCTGCAAAGCTTTTTAGCCAAATAA